In the Salinirubrum litoreum genome, one interval contains:
- a CDS encoding YcaO-like family protein, whose product MNVGIAGSGPAVESLTAALADVDATVTETTPDELARFGLGAVVAPTGADAFRTANAVTDRWLAVEVGGVGGHPLPNVDAGVAVFDATADTTHAACFDCLRRRVAANAPETAERPRGDRSAVRFAGAVAGRRAVRLLAGESLGGTVVEVPGPERRVLPVPGCDCADRHVDDFQRYDPVPTTHRDAEIDDALARAEHAVDDRVGLVAQVGERESFPVPYYLAQLADTSGFSDASAPDLTAGVDADWNPAFMKALGEALERYCGAVYRQRGFTVAPEETRARPVSPRRFVRPDAGYRPPDAEEPIPWVDGVELDAEALSGGEAGGVETDGDEGAPTEVSVPAEFVHFPPPTERHKPSITTGLGLGNSGVEALLSGLYEVIERDATMLAWYSEFEPLALAIDDPGFETLVGRARAEELSVTPLLVTQDVDVPVVACAVHRDPETSEWPHFAVGSGADLDPASAARSALAEALQNWTELRAMGPEQASGESGAIGHYAGFPTPAREFVDAEATVPAASVGPDPVPTGRAELAGVVDRLTEAELDAYAVRLTTREVAGLGFEAVRAVVPEAQPLFTGDPFFGDRAHEVPRRLGFEPRLDRAFHPYP is encoded by the coding sequence ATGAACGTTGGAATCGCCGGCTCCGGCCCGGCAGTCGAGTCGCTGACGGCGGCGCTGGCCGACGTGGACGCGACCGTCACCGAGACGACGCCCGACGAACTCGCCCGGTTCGGCCTCGGTGCGGTCGTGGCCCCCACGGGAGCCGACGCCTTCCGGACGGCGAACGCGGTCACGGACCGATGGCTCGCGGTCGAGGTCGGCGGCGTCGGCGGCCACCCCCTCCCGAACGTCGACGCCGGGGTCGCCGTCTTCGACGCGACCGCCGACACGACCCACGCGGCGTGCTTCGACTGCCTCCGCCGGCGCGTCGCGGCCAACGCACCCGAGACCGCCGAGCGACCGCGCGGGGACCGGAGCGCCGTGCGCTTCGCCGGGGCGGTCGCCGGCCGGCGGGCGGTCCGACTCCTCGCTGGCGAGTCCCTCGGCGGGACCGTCGTGGAGGTACCCGGCCCCGAACGTCGGGTCCTGCCGGTGCCGGGGTGTGACTGCGCCGACCGACACGTCGACGACTTCCAGCGGTACGACCCGGTGCCGACGACACACCGCGACGCGGAGATAGACGACGCACTGGCCAGGGCGGAGCACGCGGTGGACGACCGCGTCGGTCTCGTCGCGCAGGTCGGCGAGCGTGAGTCGTTCCCGGTCCCCTACTACCTCGCGCAACTGGCCGACACCTCAGGGTTCTCCGACGCCAGCGCCCCGGACCTGACCGCCGGCGTCGACGCGGACTGGAACCCCGCGTTCATGAAGGCGCTCGGGGAGGCGCTGGAACGCTACTGCGGGGCGGTCTACCGCCAGCGCGGGTTCACGGTCGCGCCCGAGGAGACCCGCGCGCGTCCAGTGTCGCCCCGGCGGTTCGTGCGCCCCGACGCCGGCTACCGGCCACCGGACGCCGAAGAACCGATTCCGTGGGTCGACGGAGTGGAACTCGACGCCGAGGCGCTCTCCGGCGGTGAGGCCGGGGGAGTCGAGACGGACGGAGACGAGGGTGCCCCGACCGAGGTGTCGGTCCCGGCCGAGTTCGTCCACTTCCCGCCACCGACGGAACGACACAAACCGTCGATCACGACCGGTCTCGGTCTCGGCAACTCCGGCGTCGAGGCCCTGCTGTCCGGTCTGTACGAGGTGATCGAACGCGACGCGACGATGCTCGCGTGGTACTCCGAGTTCGAGCCACTGGCGCTCGCCATCGACGACCCGGGCTTCGAGACGCTGGTCGGTCGCGCCCGCGCCGAGGAACTGTCCGTCACCCCGTTGCTCGTCACGCAGGACGTGGACGTGCCGGTCGTCGCCTGCGCGGTCCACCGCGACCCCGAGACGAGCGAGTGGCCGCACTTCGCGGTCGGGTCGGGTGCCGACCTCGACCCCGCCTCTGCCGCCCGCTCTGCACTCGCCGAGGCGCTCCAGAACTGGACCGAACTCCGGGCGATGGGACCCGAGCAGGCCAGCGGGGAGAGTGGTGCCATCGGGCACTACGCCGGCTTCCCGACCCCTGCGCGGGAGTTCGTCGACGCCGAGGCGACCGTCCCGGCGGCGAGCGTCGGTCCCGATCCGGTGCCGACAGGTCGGGCCGAACTGGCCGGCGTCGTGGACCGACTCACGGAGGCAGAACTGGACGCCTACGCCGTCAGGCTGACCACCCGCGAGGTCGCCGGTCTCGGGTTCGAGGCGGTCCGTGCCGTGGTCCCAGAGGCGCAACCGCTGTTCACCGGCGACCCGTTCTTCGGCGACCGCGCCCACGAGGTTCCGCGACGGCTCGGCTTCGAGCCGCGTTTGGATCGGGCGTTCCACCCGTATCCCTGA
- a CDS encoding twin-arginine translocase subunit TatC, which yields MVSETVHDDLAPSRGGRLLTTLRDHWLALLLAGVVSFVVAFGSLYGSAGDLLAPAVDLLGGGESVVVTSPFGLLVFTAELAGGVAVGVVALLFTGFAFRDAGAFRRDVRRTVVGPLVVAGLLFAAGVGISLTLVVPLLGELLASDALVSGFRPSYHAVWSAELVVFLPVVVGVALALPALLAAGVRGSVVHPRTLGSRWPVALLGAVLVAAFFSPPDSLTFALSAGVLLVGYGVGTMVGASVEPGGTS from the coding sequence ATGGTCTCCGAGACGGTCCACGACGACCTCGCTCCCTCCCGTGGCGGTCGCCTGTTGACGACGCTCCGCGACCACTGGCTCGCACTCCTTCTCGCCGGCGTGGTGTCGTTCGTCGTCGCCTTCGGCTCACTCTACGGGAGCGCGGGCGACCTGCTCGCTCCCGCAGTCGACCTCCTCGGCGGGGGCGAGTCGGTCGTCGTCACCTCCCCGTTCGGCTTGCTCGTCTTCACCGCCGAACTCGCCGGCGGTGTCGCGGTCGGCGTCGTCGCGCTCCTGTTCACCGGGTTCGCGTTTCGGGACGCCGGCGCGTTCCGCCGAGATGTCCGCCGTACCGTCGTCGGGCCCCTGGTCGTCGCGGGCCTGCTGTTCGCCGCCGGTGTCGGGATCAGCCTCACCCTCGTCGTCCCACTACTGGGTGAGCTTCTCGCCTCGGACGCGCTCGTCTCCGGCTTCCGACCGAGTTATCACGCCGTCTGGTCGGCCGAACTCGTCGTCTTCCTCCCGGTCGTCGTCGGTGTCGCGCTGGCGCTCCCGGCGTTGCTGGCTGCCGGCGTGCGGGGCAGTGTGGTCCACCCACGGACGCTCGGCTCTCGGTGGCCGGTCGCGCTGCTCGGCGCGGTCCTGGTCGCCGCGTTCTTCTCCCCGCCGGACTCGCTGACCTTCGCGCTGTCCGCCGGCGTGTTGCTCGTCGGCTACGGCGTCGGCACGATGGTCGGGGCGTCAGTCGAACCGGGCGGCACCTCGTAA
- the msrB gene encoding peptide-methionine (R)-S-oxide reductase MsrB codes for MSEPQTDDLPKTDAEWRDRLDPEEYRILRESGTEARFSGEHVDRDDDGVYTCAGCGTVLFESETKYHSGCGWPSFYAAEEESVTTREDTSHGMRRIEVRCATCDGHLGHVFDDGPEPTGKRFCINSAALDFEGDE; via the coding sequence ATGAGCGAACCGCAGACCGACGACCTCCCGAAGACCGACGCGGAGTGGCGCGACCGACTCGACCCCGAGGAGTACCGTATCCTCCGCGAGTCGGGAACCGAAGCCCGATTCAGCGGCGAACACGTCGACCGCGACGACGACGGCGTCTACACCTGCGCCGGGTGTGGCACCGTGCTGTTCGAGTCGGAGACGAAGTACCACTCCGGCTGTGGCTGGCCGAGTTTCTACGCCGCCGAGGAGGAGTCGGTGACGACACGGGAGGACACCAGCCACGGGATGCGCCGCATCGAGGTCCGGTGTGCGACCTGCGACGGCCACCTCGGACACGTCTTCGACGACGGCCCGGAGCCGACCGGCAAACGCTTCTGCATCAACTCGGCCGCACTCGACTTCGAAGGCGACGAGTGA